One window of Misgurnus anguillicaudatus chromosome 13, ASM2758022v2, whole genome shotgun sequence genomic DNA carries:
- the taf11 gene encoding transcription initiation factor TFIID subunit 11 isoform X1 — protein MNVELIHVEVIVDDCISVCYFLVTQIMADPARVKPEPGFSETSKPADQIKGSSDGPVSISTTSESTARTNTKEDKKRSAEHTAAGEEEEEGSSSLHTPASKKLKVEHEKKKEKRQKVDEDEIQKMQVLVSSFSEEQLNRYEMYRRAAFPKAAIKRLIQSITGSSVSQNVVIAMSGIAKVFAGEIVEEALDVCEKWGDTPPLQPKHMREAVRRLKSRERIPNTKHKHILFH, from the exons ATGAATGTCGAGCTCATTCATGTCGAAGTCATTGTTGATGATTGTATATCAGTCTGTTATTTCCTTGTAAC TCAGATCATGGCAGACCCGGCCCGTGTCAAACCTGAACCAGGATTTAGTGAGACGAGTAAACCTGCTGACCAGATCAAGGGTTCAAGTGATGGTCCAGTCAGCATCAGCACCACATCTGAATCCACTGCCCGAACCaatacaaaagaagataaaaaa AGATCAGCTGAACATACTGCTGCTGgtgaagaagaagaggagggaTCTTCATCTCTTCATACGCCAGCATCTAAAAAACTAAAAGTGGAGCATGAAAAGAAAAAAGAGAAACGACAAAAAGTTGATGAAGATGAAATTCAAAAGATGCA AGTTTTAGTATCATCATTCTCTGAAGAACAGCTAAACCGCTATGAGATGTACAGACGCGCAGCTTTCCCAAAAGCAGCCATTAAACGG CTCATTCAGTCCATCACAGGATCATCCGTCTCTCAAAATGTGGTCATCGCTATGTCTGGCATCGCAAAGGTGTTTGCTGGAGAGATTGTTGAGGAAG CTCTTGATGTGTGTGAGAAGTGGGGAGACACACCACCCCTACAACCCAAACACATGAGAGAAGCTGTGAGAAGATTGAAGAGCCGAGAGCGGATTCCCAAcaccaaacacaaacacattctcTTCCACTGA
- the taf11 gene encoding transcription initiation factor TFIID subunit 11 isoform X2, whose protein sequence is MSSSFMSKSLLMIVYQSVISFQIMADPARVKPEPGFSETSKPADQIKGSSDGPVSISTTSESTARTNTKEDKKRSAEHTAAGEEEEEGSSSLHTPASKKLKVEHEKKKEKRQKVDEDEIQKMQVLVSSFSEEQLNRYEMYRRAAFPKAAIKRLIQSITGSSVSQNVVIAMSGIAKVFAGEIVEEALDVCEKWGDTPPLQPKHMREAVRRLKSRERIPNTKHKHILFH, encoded by the exons ATGTCGAGCTCATTCATGTCGAAGTCATTGTTGATGATTGTATATCAGTCTGTTATTTCCTT TCAGATCATGGCAGACCCGGCCCGTGTCAAACCTGAACCAGGATTTAGTGAGACGAGTAAACCTGCTGACCAGATCAAGGGTTCAAGTGATGGTCCAGTCAGCATCAGCACCACATCTGAATCCACTGCCCGAACCaatacaaaagaagataaaaaa AGATCAGCTGAACATACTGCTGCTGgtgaagaagaagaggagggaTCTTCATCTCTTCATACGCCAGCATCTAAAAAACTAAAAGTGGAGCATGAAAAGAAAAAAGAGAAACGACAAAAAGTTGATGAAGATGAAATTCAAAAGATGCA AGTTTTAGTATCATCATTCTCTGAAGAACAGCTAAACCGCTATGAGATGTACAGACGCGCAGCTTTCCCAAAAGCAGCCATTAAACGG CTCATTCAGTCCATCACAGGATCATCCGTCTCTCAAAATGTGGTCATCGCTATGTCTGGCATCGCAAAGGTGTTTGCTGGAGAGATTGTTGAGGAAG CTCTTGATGTGTGTGAGAAGTGGGGAGACACACCACCCCTACAACCCAAACACATGAGAGAAGCTGTGAGAAGATTGAAGAGCCGAGAGCGGATTCCCAAcaccaaacacaaacacattctcTTCCACTGA
- the taf11 gene encoding transcription initiation factor TFIID subunit 11 isoform X3 → MADPARVKPEPGFSETSKPADQIKGSSDGPVSISTTSESTARTNTKEDKKRSAEHTAAGEEEEEGSSSLHTPASKKLKVEHEKKKEKRQKVDEDEIQKMQVLVSSFSEEQLNRYEMYRRAAFPKAAIKRLIQSITGSSVSQNVVIAMSGIAKVFAGEIVEEALDVCEKWGDTPPLQPKHMREAVRRLKSRERIPNTKHKHILFH, encoded by the exons ATGGCAGACCCGGCCCGTGTCAAACCTGAACCAGGATTTAGTGAGACGAGTAAACCTGCTGACCAGATCAAGGGTTCAAGTGATGGTCCAGTCAGCATCAGCACCACATCTGAATCCACTGCCCGAACCaatacaaaagaagataaaaaa AGATCAGCTGAACATACTGCTGCTGgtgaagaagaagaggagggaTCTTCATCTCTTCATACGCCAGCATCTAAAAAACTAAAAGTGGAGCATGAAAAGAAAAAAGAGAAACGACAAAAAGTTGATGAAGATGAAATTCAAAAGATGCA AGTTTTAGTATCATCATTCTCTGAAGAACAGCTAAACCGCTATGAGATGTACAGACGCGCAGCTTTCCCAAAAGCAGCCATTAAACGG CTCATTCAGTCCATCACAGGATCATCCGTCTCTCAAAATGTGGTCATCGCTATGTCTGGCATCGCAAAGGTGTTTGCTGGAGAGATTGTTGAGGAAG CTCTTGATGTGTGTGAGAAGTGGGGAGACACACCACCCCTACAACCCAAACACATGAGAGAAGCTGTGAGAAGATTGAAGAGCCGAGAGCGGATTCCCAAcaccaaacacaaacacattctcTTCCACTGA